The following is a genomic window from Arthrobacter sp. NicSoilB4.
TTTCCTTTGGAGTACGTGCGGGCCTTCTTGCTCGGATCCAGCTCAAACAGGTCCAGGAACCGTTCCCGGCGGGCGCGGTCCTGGCCACCCTGCAGCCGCCCCAGCAGGTCGATCACCTCGCCTCCTGTCAGGTTGGGCCACAGGGCCACGTCCCCCGGGACGTAGGCCAGCCTGCGGTGCAGCGTTGCCACATCGCGCCAGGGGTCCAGTCCCAGCACCCGGATCGAACCGGCGTCGGAACGCAAGAGGCCCAGCAGGAGCCGCAAGGTGGTGGACTTGCCGGATCCGTTCGGACCCAGGAAGCCGTGCACCTCGCCGGCGGCCACTTCGAAATCCAGTCCGTCCAGGGCCGTCACGGCCCCGAAGCGCTTCACGACACCGGTCATTTCCACGACACTGCTCATACCCAACAAGCTACGCCGGATTAGAGCGCCGGGCCCCTGCGGAAAGTCCCGTTTTGGGGAAGGCGGCCGCGGTTCGCGGGGGGTCCCCGGCTGTGATTGAGTTGTTCCATGCCATCTCGCTGGTCCGGCCGGGACACCCAGACGCTTTCCGCCGTGGCGATGAGTGCCCTGCTGCTGGCCAGCGCCGGGAAACACTTCGATGACCCCGGTTTCTTTAGCCCCGTGGTGCCGGACTTCCTCTGCCGCGACGACTCCGGCGAGCATCCCAACGGCCCGGCCGCCGTGTTGTCCCGGGAGGAATGGGTGGCGCTCAGCGGCCTGCTGGAGGCGGCCGCCGCCGTCGGACTCCTGCTCCCAATGACCCGGCGCGCGTCCGCAGGCTGCGTCACGGCGATGTTCACCCTCTTCCTAGCCGGGCACGTGCACGCGCTGCGCAAGGCCTACGGCCCGGACGGTACCGCCGCTCAGCGGCGGATACACTCCCTGCGGCTGCCGCTGCAGGTTCCGCTCATTGCCTTGGCCTGGAGCCTGACGAACCCTGCGCCGCGGAAACCGGTCCGGCCGTGAAACTCCTGCAGTCACCGGCGGTGAAGGTCGGCCTGTCCATCAGCATCGCCACCGGGCTCTATGGAGTGTCCTTCGGCGCCCTGTCCGTCACCTCCGGACTCGACTTCTGGCAGACCATGGCCCTGAGCCTGCTGCTGTTCAGCGGCGGCTCGCAGTTCGCCTTCATCGGGGTGGTGGCCGGGGGAGGCTCCGGCATCGCAGCCATGGGAGCGGCCACTCTGCTGGGCATGCGCAACGGCATCTACGGCATGCAGATCAACGCCCTGCTGCAGCCGCGCGGCTGGCTGCGGTTCGCTGCCGCCCACGTCACCATAGACGAATCCACCGCCACCAGCACCGGACAGACGGACCCCCTCGAGCAGAAGCGCGGCTTCTGGACGGCCGGCCTGGGCATCTTCGTCCTCTGGAACCTGTTCACCGCCGTGGGGGCGCTGGCCGGAGGGGCCCTCGGGGACCCCAAGCAGTGGGGCCTCGACGGCGCCGCCGTGGCGGCGTTCCTGGGACTGCTTTGGCCCCGGCTAAAGGGACGCGAACCCGTGGCGATCGCCGTCGTCTGCGCCCTGGCCACCGTCCTGGCCGTACCGTTCGTGCCCGCGGGAGTGCCCATCCTGGTGGCGGCCGTGGTCGCAGCGGCGATCGGCTGGTTCAGCCATGGCCGCAGTGACGAAGGCCTGGAACCGGACGTGGACCCCTACGCCGAACACCCGCACCCGCGTCCATCGGGGGACGCGGCATGACCCTGTGGATGTGGCTGCTGCTGTCCTGCCTGTTGGCGTATGCCTGGAAACTCCTGGGCTATCTGGTCCCTGCCAGTGTGCTCCGCGACCCGCGTATGTCGAGGATCGCCGGGACCATGACTATTGGCCTGCTGGCGTCCCTGACGATTGTGAACACCGTGGCCTCCGGCCAGACTCTGGCGCTGGACGCACGCCTGGGAGCGCTGGCCGCTGCCGGCATCGCCCTTTGCTTCCGGGCGCCCTTTCTCGTGGTTGTCATCGCCGGGGCCGGCGCTGCTGCCGGACTCCGGCTGCTGGGCTGGGGCTAGCCGGTCCGCAACGGTCTTTAGTCCCTACTTGCCGCCGGGGCCCCGTGAAAGCATTCGGTTATGAGCGACAAAGACGATCCGGACGCTGCTGAGCCCGGCAAGGGCCAGCATCCGAAACCGCACGAGCCGTTCGTTCCGCCCGGAGCCGAGTCCACCAGGGAACTGCGCGATGTGTCGCGCCGGCGCCGGGAAGCCGAGGAGAAACTGCAGCACCACCTGCAGGAGGCCAAAGAAAAGCCCGCGGAGGACTAATGCCCCAAACGCGGCTTGCGGAGCGTCTGCAGGATCTGTTGCTCGAAAATGACGTGCTGGAGGACTTCCTCTGCCAACTCTCCGTACTGGCCGCCGGGTTCGCCGCGGCCGAAACCGGCAAGGCGGTGCTGTGCTCGGTACGGGTTGCCCGGCGGCGCCGGCCAGTGGTCCTGGTCGCCGGCAACCCCGAGGCCTTGCTGCTGGAGGGGTTGCAGGACGGCCTCGCCGAGGGCCCGGTACTGGAGGCCCGGAGGACCCGGCAGGCAGTTCTGGTGCCGGACACCACGATGGATCCGAGATGGCGGCGCTACCAGCGGGCAGTTGCCCAGCGCGGGTACCGCAGCGTTCTCGCCGTGCCGCTGCTGGAGGACCGGGACACGGTGGCCACGCTGACCTTCTTTTCGACGTCGCCGGATGCGTTCGACGACGGCGCCGTGGCAGCCTGCGAGTCGCTCGCAGTCCGCGCCGCCAAGGTCGTGGGGCTGGCCGTCCGCTTCGAATCCGTCCAGGGCGTGAACCGCGACCTGTTGCAGGCCATGCGGTCGCGGACCGTGATCAACCTGGCCACCGGCATCCTTATGGCGCAGAGCCGGTGCTCGCAGTCGGAAGCGTTCGAGCTGCTGGCCCAGGTCTCCAACACCAGGAACGTCAAGCTCCGGATCGTGGCCGAGGAGATCCTCCGGAGGTTCGAGGGCGCTCCGGCCGAGACGGCCTTTAGCGCCTGAGCTCCTACCGCAGCGCCCCGAGGCCGGCGAGCCGGAGGATGAGCTGCAGCCCGTCGGGTGTTCCCGGCCAGTGCCGACGCACGGCCTCCTCGCCCGCCCGTGCGATCACCGAACGCAGCACGAGGGCCACAATAACGACGTCGTCGGCGTAGCCAATCACCGGCAGGAAGTCCGGCACAAGATCAATCGGCGAGAGCAGGTACAGCAGGAGGAGGGCGAGCCGGATCCGCACACCGGCGCCCAGCGACTTGTCAGCGAGCAGCCGCCGCAGCAGCCGCAGAAGGTCCGGCAGCAGCCGCAGCGCGTCCTTCATCGCGACCGTTTCCGGATGCCGGCGCGCATAGCCCCACAGGAGGAGCAGCAGCACGGCGTAAACGAGCAGCACGCCTCCGACGGCGCCCGCCACGGTTTCCCATGTCACAGGGATTAGCCGAGGACAAAGTCGAACGCGGTGCCCGGCAGCGGCGACTGGGGCGGCAGCGGCCGGTCCGGGCGCTCCGTGCGGATGGCGTCCTCGACGAGGGCGACGGGGCGGCGCCAGGCGTCCGAACCCGCCTCCATGGTGTCCACGACGCCGATCAGCATGGCCAGCAGGCGGATCAGGTCCGTCATCGAAATGTCGCTGCGCAGGGTTCCCTGGCCCTGTCCGCGGCCCAAGAGCACGGCCACGGATTCGATCAGGTCGCCCGTGATGCCGGTGAGCAGCCCGCGCCGGCCGGCGACGGCCCCCAGGAGGTTGGCTTCCTCGCTGGCCACGCCCATCAGAGCGTCGATCACCCGGAAGAGACCATCGGCGGCGTCCGGGCCGGCGAGGGCCTCTTCGATGACGGGATCCACCAACAGCCCGAGCTGCCGGTGCAGCGCCGCGAGGACCAGTTCTTCCTTGTCGGCGAAGTTCCTGAACAGGGTGGCCGGGCCGACCCCGGCGGTCACGGCGATCGTCTGCAGCGGGACTTCCGGGCCGTGCTCGCGGAAGCACTGGCGGGCCGCGGTGATGATCTTGTCCACGTTCCGCGCGGCATCGGCGCGGAGCGGCCTGCGGTCTGCTACCCGGTTCATTTGCTCAGGTTAGCAACGCGGAGCCCTAGCCGGGAGGTTACTACCGGGTAGTCATTTATATGACGGGACCGGCTGCGGATCGGGGCTCCGTCCGCGCCATCAGGCAACCGGGCCACATGCAAGACTGGTGCCATGTTGCTTGCATTTTCCGTCGCACCCTCAGGCCGTCCCGCACGCACGGCCGATAGCTCACCCGCCGGTTCCGCCGCCGTCCCCGCGGATGAGGCGTCAGTCCACGATGCCGTCGCAGAAGCCGTCCGGATCGTCCGGGAGTCCGGCCTGCCCAACCACACCGACTCGATGTTCACCACGATCGAAGGCGAGTGGGACGAGGTGTTCGACGTCGTGAAGCGCGCCACCGAGGCTGTGGGCCGGTACGGTAGCCGGGTTTCCCTCGTCATCAAGGCGGACATCCGGCCCGGCTACACGGGTGAACTCACCGGAAAACTGGACCGGCTGGAACAGGCCCTCGGCGACTAGCCAGGCAGCCGGGCCCGGGCGCGGTCCGGGATTCCGGGCGGCCCGGAACCTACCGCCGGGACGGACCAGCTGGAAGACTAAGGGGCATGTTCGAGCACCAGCCCACTGACCGCTGGATCGCCGTCGAGGATTTCCTCTCCGCGGCTGTGGTCCGCCCTGACAGTTCCCTGAAGCGCGCCGTAGCCACCGCCCTCGAGGCGGGCATGCCGCCCATCGAAGTCGCCCCGAACGCCGGCAAACTGCTGAAACTGCTCGTCCAGCTCTCCGGCGCCCGCCGCGTGCTGGAGATCGGAACGCTGGCCGGGTTCAGCACCATCTGGATGGCCCAGGGGCTGCCCGACGGCGGGCGGCTGCTCACGTGCGAATACCTCCCCAAGCACGCCGACGTCGCCCGCGCCAACGTGGACGCCGCCGGACTGGGCCACCTAGTGGAGATCCGGGTCGGGGCCGCACTGGACACGCTGCAGGCGCTCGCCGACGAAGGGGCTGAGCCCTTCGATTTCGTCTTCATCGACGCGGACAAGGAAAACAACCCGCACTACCTCGACTGGGCCATCCGCCTTGGCCGGCCCGGCACTGCCATCGTGATGGACAACGTGGTCTGGGAAGGCGCCGTGCTGGAGCCCTCCCTGGACCCGGTCAACGCCCCGGGCATCATCGGTGCCCTGAAAATGCTGGGCGAGGACCCAAGGCTGGACGGCACCGTCATCCAGACTGTGGGCTCCAAAGGCTGGGATGGCTTCGCCCTGGCGAGGGTGCTGTAGCGGCGGTGGGCGTCCCGCCGGGCCGTGGTCTGCCCGGAATTGTGAAAGTGCTAAGTGTGCTTAGATTTACTGGGCGGACTGTGATTACTGAGCAGTAGCCCGGCTGGCTGGCGTTGAAGCCGCCAGTACCAGAAGCACTTCAAAGGAGAACAGGCCCGAATGAACAGGACTCCCGGTTCCCAGCGGCCCCGTGCCGTAAGGATCAGTTCTGCGCCGGAGGACCTGGCCGGGCTCAGCCCCTTGCTGGACGACGCCCGGGCCGCCGTCGGCGACGTCCCGGCGCTGCTGGAGCTGGCCAAAGCCGCCGCAGAAGCCGCCCCGAACCCCGGCGAGGGCCGGACTGCCTTCCTGTGGGAGATCCTGGCCTCCGTCACGGCCGTCGACGTCGCCGCCGGCCGGGCCATCGAACCGCACCTGGACGCCTCGGCCATCCTCGCCCAGGCCGCCGGCCACGCGGCGGTGGAAGGCTGGGACTGCCCGGACTTTGACGGTGTCCACTTCGACGGGGCCTGGGGTGTTTTCGCCGCCGAAGCCGCGGGCCTGCGGCTCGAGGCCAAACCGGCGGACGGCTGTTTCCTGCTGCAGGGTTCCAAACCCTGGTGCTCCCTCGCCTCCCAACTGGACCACGCCGTCGTGACCGCCCACCTGGACGACGGCGGCCGGGCCGCCTTCGCCGTCGACCTCCATGCCCCCGGCGTGACTTTCGCGGACCCGGAATGGACCAGCCGGGGACTCCGGGAAATCCCCAGCGGCACCGTGCACTTCGACGCCGTCCCGGCCGTGCCCCTGGGTGACGCCGGCTGGTACTACCGCCGGCCCGGCTTCGCCTGGGGCGGTATGGGCGTGGCCGCGTGCTGGCTGGGCGGCGCCGTCGCGGTGGCCCGGGGCTTCAAGGAATCCCTGCTTACGGCGGCCGACGGCGGTCGCGAACCGGACCAGCTCGCGCTCGCCCACCTCGGCGAGATCGACCGCACCCTCACCGCCCTGGCCGGGTACCTCGCCCGGACCGCCGCAGCAATCGACGCCGGGGGACTCTCGGGCGCCGGCGCCTGGAGCGAGGCCTTGCGCGTCCGCGGCAGTGTGGCCACCGCCGTCGAACGCATCCAGACGCTGGTCAGCCAGAACCTTGGCCCCGGCCCGCTCGCCTTCGACCCGGTCTACGGAAAGCGCATGGCCGACCTTGCCCTGTACATCCGCCAGCACCACGGCATGCGCGACGACGCCCAGCTCGGTGCCCTCACACTCAAGGGCGACCACCCATGGTGAGCTTCACGCACCACGACCCCGGAACCGGAGAGGACGCCTGGGCTGCCAGCGGACTGGCCGCGCTCCCGGAGCTGCCGCTCGACGCCGGGGAGCTCGCCGGCCAGGCGTTCATCGTCCTGGCCGCGCACCCGGACGACGAATCCCTCGGCGCCGGCGGGCTGATGGCCAGGCTGCGGCGGCTCGGCGCCCGGGTGATGGTCCTGCTGTGCACGGCGGGGGAGGCCTCCCATCCGGATTCGCCCACCACGACTTCGGAACAGCTCGCCGCCGTCCGGCTCCAGGAGTTCGGCGGCGCGCTCACACACTTGCTGCCGGATCCGGACTGGCGCTTCCTCGCCCTGCCGGACGGCAACCTCGCCGCACACCGGGCGGAAGTGCTGGACGCCCTGCGGCATGCCATTGCCGACGTGACGGCCGGGGCAGGACTGCCGGCGGACCGGATCACGCTGGTGGCACCCTACCGGCACGACGGCCACACGGACCACGACACCCTCGGCTCCGCCGCGGCCGAAGCTGCCGGCGCGGGCGGGCACGGACTGCTGGAATACCCCATCTGGTACTGGCTCTGGGCGGACGCCACCGACCCCACCTGGCACACCTGGCTGCGCCTGCCGCTGGACCCCGCCGAACGGCTGGCCAAGGCGGCGGCCATGGCCGCCCACGCCTCGCAGGTCCGCGCCCTGTCCGGGCAGCCGGGCGA
Proteins encoded in this region:
- a CDS encoding AzlC family ABC transporter permease translates to MKLLQSPAVKVGLSISIATGLYGVSFGALSVTSGLDFWQTMALSLLLFSGGSQFAFIGVVAGGGSGIAAMGAATLLGMRNGIYGMQINALLQPRGWLRFAAAHVTIDESTATSTGQTDPLEQKRGFWTAGLGIFVLWNLFTAVGALAGGALGDPKQWGLDGAAVAAFLGLLWPRLKGREPVAIAVVCALATVLAVPFVPAGVPILVAAVVAAAIGWFSHGRSDEGLEPDVDPYAEHPHPRPSGDAA
- a CDS encoding AzlD domain-containing protein, whose product is MTLWMWLLLSCLLAYAWKLLGYLVPASVLRDPRMSRIAGTMTIGLLASLTIVNTVASGQTLALDARLGALAAAGIALCFRAPFLVVVIAGAGAAAGLRLLGWG
- a CDS encoding GAF and ANTAR domain-containing protein translates to MPQTRLAERLQDLLLENDVLEDFLCQLSVLAAGFAAAETGKAVLCSVRVARRRRPVVLVAGNPEALLLEGLQDGLAEGPVLEARRTRQAVLVPDTTMDPRWRRYQRAVAQRGYRSVLAVPLLEDRDTVATLTFFSTSPDAFDDGAVAACESLAVRAAKVVGLAVRFESVQGVNRDLLQAMRSRTVINLATGILMAQSRCSQSEAFELLAQVSNTRNVKLRIVAEEILRRFEGAPAETAFSA
- a CDS encoding YkvA family protein, which translates into the protein MTWETVAGAVGGVLLVYAVLLLLLWGYARRHPETVAMKDALRLLPDLLRLLRRLLADKSLGAGVRIRLALLLLYLLSPIDLVPDFLPVIGYADDVVIVALVLRSVIARAGEEAVRRHWPGTPDGLQLILRLAGLGALR
- a CDS encoding TetR/AcrR family transcriptional regulator translates to MNRVADRRPLRADAARNVDKIITAARQCFREHGPEVPLQTIAVTAGVGPATLFRNFADKEELVLAALHRQLGLLVDPVIEEALAGPDAADGLFRVIDALMGVASEEANLLGAVAGRRGLLTGITGDLIESVAVLLGRGQGQGTLRSDISMTDLIRLLAMLIGVVDTMEAGSDAWRRPVALVEDAIRTERPDRPLPPQSPLPGTAFDFVLG
- a CDS encoding thiamine-binding protein gives rise to the protein MLLAFSVAPSGRPARTADSSPAGSAAVPADEASVHDAVAEAVRIVRESGLPNHTDSMFTTIEGEWDEVFDVVKRATEAVGRYGSRVSLVIKADIRPGYTGELTGKLDRLEQALGD
- a CDS encoding O-methyltransferase yields the protein MFEHQPTDRWIAVEDFLSAAVVRPDSSLKRAVATALEAGMPPIEVAPNAGKLLKLLVQLSGARRVLEIGTLAGFSTIWMAQGLPDGGRLLTCEYLPKHADVARANVDAAGLGHLVEIRVGAALDTLQALADEGAEPFDFVFIDADKENNPHYLDWAIRLGRPGTAIVMDNVVWEGAVLEPSLDPVNAPGIIGALKMLGEDPRLDGTVIQTVGSKGWDGFALARVL
- a CDS encoding acyl-CoA dehydrogenase family protein, with the protein product MNRTPGSQRPRAVRISSAPEDLAGLSPLLDDARAAVGDVPALLELAKAAAEAAPNPGEGRTAFLWEILASVTAVDVAAGRAIEPHLDASAILAQAAGHAAVEGWDCPDFDGVHFDGAWGVFAAEAAGLRLEAKPADGCFLLQGSKPWCSLASQLDHAVVTAHLDDGGRAAFAVDLHAPGVTFADPEWTSRGLREIPSGTVHFDAVPAVPLGDAGWYYRRPGFAWGGMGVAACWLGGAVAVARGFKESLLTAADGGREPDQLALAHLGEIDRTLTALAGYLARTAAAIDAGGLSGAGAWSEALRVRGSVATAVERIQTLVSQNLGPGPLAFDPVYGKRMADLALYIRQHHGMRDDAQLGALTLKGDHPW